The following proteins come from a genomic window of Novosphingobium aromaticivorans DSM 12444:
- the lysA gene encoding diaminopimelate decarboxylase: MDHFEVSNGVLHAEDVALPVIAAEVGTPVYVYSRATLTRHARVFRDALSILPAVKIAFAVKSNPNLAVLKVLAAEGYGADVVSGGEMERALAAGMKPDGIVFSGVGKTEAEMRRGIEAGIGQFNLESEEEGLELAEIAASMGKVASAALRVNPDVDAGTHGKISTGKAENKFGVPFDRAAAIYARLADTPGLNMRGLALHIGSQLSKLDPLEAAFTKVGGLMRAIREGGHAVTHMDLGGGVGVPYKAGEVFPQPAEYAAMVAKVTADWGVTLMFEPGRVITGNTGVLMTQVVRVKEGAGHPWVVVDAAMNDLARPALYDAWHDFAAVEPTGETFVANIVGPICESSDTFAMARTIDKVGRGDLAVFRTAGAYGATMANTYNSRPLVPEVMVDGEKWAVVADRIDPATILAAERVPDFLK; this comes from the coding sequence ATGGACCATTTTGAAGTTTCGAACGGCGTGCTCCATGCCGAAGACGTTGCCCTGCCGGTGATCGCGGCCGAAGTCGGCACGCCTGTCTATGTCTATTCGCGTGCCACGCTGACGCGCCACGCCCGCGTGTTCCGCGATGCACTGTCGATCCTGCCGGCGGTGAAGATCGCCTTCGCGGTCAAGTCCAACCCCAACCTCGCCGTGCTCAAGGTGCTGGCCGCCGAAGGTTATGGTGCCGATGTCGTCTCGGGCGGCGAAATGGAGCGGGCGCTGGCCGCGGGCATGAAGCCTGACGGCATCGTGTTTTCCGGCGTCGGCAAGACCGAGGCCGAGATGCGCCGGGGGATCGAGGCAGGGATCGGCCAGTTCAACCTCGAAAGCGAGGAAGAGGGGCTCGAGCTTGCCGAGATCGCCGCGTCGATGGGCAAGGTGGCCTCTGCCGCTCTGCGCGTGAATCCGGATGTCGACGCCGGAACGCACGGCAAGATCTCAACGGGCAAGGCCGAGAACAAGTTCGGCGTGCCGTTCGACCGGGCGGCTGCGATCTATGCGCGGCTGGCGGATACGCCGGGGCTGAACATGCGCGGCCTTGCGCTGCACATCGGCAGCCAGCTTTCGAAGCTCGATCCGCTGGAAGCCGCGTTCACCAAGGTTGGCGGACTGATGCGCGCGATCCGCGAGGGTGGCCATGCGGTGACGCACATGGATCTGGGCGGCGGCGTTGGCGTGCCCTACAAGGCGGGCGAAGTCTTCCCGCAACCTGCGGAATATGCGGCGATGGTCGCCAAGGTGACGGCGGACTGGGGCGTGACCCTGATGTTCGAGCCGGGCCGCGTGATCACCGGAAACACCGGCGTGCTGATGACGCAGGTGGTGCGGGTGAAGGAAGGCGCGGGGCACCCGTGGGTCGTGGTCGACGCGGCCATGAACGATCTGGCGCGGCCGGCACTTTACGATGCCTGGCATGATTTTGCTGCGGTGGAGCCCACCGGCGAGACCTTTGTCGCCAACATCGTCGGCCCGATCTGCGAAAGCTCGGACACGTTCGCCATGGCGCGGACCATCGACAAGGTCGGGCGCGGGGACCTGGCGGTTTTCCGCACCGCCGGGGCCTATGGCGCGACGATGGCCAACACCTACAACTCGCGTCCGCTGGTGCCCGAGGTGATGGTCGATGGCGAGAAGTGGGCCGTGGTGGCCGACCGTATCGACCCCGCCACGATCCTTGCCGCCGAGCGCGTGCCGGACTTCCTGAAGTAA
- a CDS encoding TlpA family protein disulfide reductase, protein MAALAVAGCDRQAAPDSQPQSSTAPAESAAKGEFNGTLDIASRGKEMPDFTVTDPSGKTLKLRDLKGTPVLVNLWATWCGPCVLEMPMLDKLAADNDGRLRVLTISQDIEGAAKVAPFYAERKFAKLEPWLDPENNLGFHYETGMLPTTVLYDKDGKEVWRMIGAHDWSGSRTAAMLAETLGK, encoded by the coding sequence ATGGCGGCGCTCGCCGTCGCGGGGTGCGATAGGCAAGCCGCGCCCGACTCGCAACCGCAGAGCAGCACCGCGCCTGCGGAATCTGCCGCGAAGGGCGAATTCAACGGTACGCTCGACATTGCCAGCCGTGGCAAGGAGATGCCGGACTTCACCGTGACCGACCCGTCCGGCAAGACGCTCAAGCTCCGCGATCTCAAGGGAACGCCGGTCCTCGTGAACCTCTGGGCAACCTGGTGCGGCCCCTGCGTCCTCGAAATGCCGATGCTCGACAAGCTGGCGGCGGACAACGACGGCAGGCTGCGCGTGCTCACGATCTCGCAGGACATCGAAGGCGCCGCCAAGGTTGCGCCCTTCTATGCCGAGCGGAAGTTCGCGAAACTGGAACCCTGGCTCGATCCCGAGAACAACCTCGGTTTTCACTATGAAACAGGAATGCTGCCGACGACCGTCCTCTACGACAAGGACGGCAAGGAAGTCTGGCGCATGATTGGCGCGCACGACTGGTCGGGGTCGAGAACGGCGGCGATGCTTGCCGAAACCCTCGGGAAGTAA
- the serA gene encoding phosphoglycerate dehydrogenase, with amino-acid sequence MTKPKVLISDKMDPNAARIFTEMGCDVDVITGETPEQLIARIGEYDGLAIRSSTKVTKAILDAATNLKVIGRAGIGVDNVDIPAASAQGVVVMNTPFGNSITTAEHAIAMMFALARQIPEANAQTQAGLWPKNGFMGVEVTGKTLGLIGAGNIGSIVASRALGLKMKVVAFDPFLTPERAVEMGVEKADLETLLAKADFITLHTPLTDQTRNILSRENIAKCKKGVRIINCARGGLVDEAALKDALDSGHVAGAALDVFETEPAKESPLFGTPNFICTPHLGASTTEAQVNVALQVAEQMADFLVTGGVTNALNMPSLSAEEAPKLRPYMALAEKLGSLVGQLAHDNLTKIAIEVEGAAAQLNQKPITAAVLAGLMKQYSQTVNMVNAPFLAKERGLDVREVRHDREGEYRTLVRVTVSTSQGERSVAGTLFGNGQPRLVEIFGIGIEADLDGDMLYIVNSDAPGFIGRIGTLLGQNTINIGTFHLGRREAGGEAVLLLSLDNPVSEDVLKEAREIQGVRVVKALKFA; translated from the coding sequence ATGACCAAGCCTAAAGTCCTGATTTCCGACAAGATGGACCCCAACGCCGCCCGCATCTTCACCGAGATGGGCTGCGACGTCGATGTGATCACCGGCGAGACGCCGGAACAGCTCATCGCCCGCATCGGCGAGTACGATGGCCTTGCCATCCGTTCCTCGACCAAGGTGACCAAGGCGATCCTCGATGCCGCCACCAACCTCAAGGTCATCGGCCGCGCCGGCATCGGCGTCGACAACGTCGATATCCCGGCAGCATCGGCGCAGGGCGTGGTGGTCATGAACACCCCGTTCGGCAACTCGATCACCACTGCCGAACACGCCATCGCGATGATGTTCGCGCTCGCGCGGCAGATCCCCGAAGCCAACGCCCAGACCCAGGCGGGCCTGTGGCCGAAGAACGGCTTCATGGGCGTTGAAGTCACCGGCAAGACGCTCGGCCTGATCGGCGCGGGCAACATCGGCTCGATCGTCGCCTCGCGTGCGCTGGGCCTGAAGATGAAGGTCGTTGCCTTCGACCCGTTCCTGACGCCCGAACGCGCCGTGGAAATGGGTGTCGAGAAGGCCGATCTCGAAACGCTGCTGGCCAAGGCGGACTTCATCACGCTGCACACGCCTCTGACCGACCAGACCCGCAACATCCTCAGCCGCGAGAACATCGCCAAGTGCAAGAAGGGCGTGCGCATCATCAACTGCGCGCGTGGCGGTCTCGTCGATGAAGCCGCCCTCAAGGACGCGCTCGATTCCGGCCACGTCGCCGGCGCCGCGCTCGACGTGTTCGAGACCGAGCCCGCCAAGGAATCGCCGCTGTTCGGCACCCCGAACTTCATCTGCACCCCGCACCTGGGCGCGAGCACGACCGAAGCGCAGGTCAACGTGGCGCTCCAGGTGGCCGAGCAGATGGCGGACTTCCTCGTCACCGGCGGCGTCACCAACGCGCTCAACATGCCTTCGCTCTCGGCCGAGGAAGCGCCGAAGCTGCGCCCCTACATGGCGCTGGCCGAAAAGCTGGGCAGCCTCGTCGGCCAGCTTGCGCACGACAACCTCACCAAGATCGCCATCGAGGTCGAGGGCGCTGCCGCGCAGCTCAACCAGAAGCCGATCACCGCGGCTGTCCTGGCCGGCCTGATGAAGCAGTATTCGCAGACCGTGAACATGGTCAACGCGCCGTTCCTCGCCAAGGAACGCGGGCTGGACGTTCGCGAAGTGCGCCATGACCGCGAGGGCGAATACCGCACGCTGGTGCGCGTCACCGTCAGCACTTCGCAGGGCGAACGTTCGGTGGCCGGCACGCTGTTCGGCAACGGCCAGCCGCGCCTCGTCGAGATCTTCGGCATCGGCATCGAGGCCGACCTCGACGGCGACATGCTCTACATCGTCAACTCCGACGCGCCCGGCTTCATCGGCCGCATCGGCACGCTGCTGGGTCAGAACACGATCAACATCGGCACCTTCCACCTCGGCCGCCGCGAAGCTGGTGGCGAGGCCGTGCTGCTGCTGTCGCTCGACAACCCGGTCAGCGAGGACGTTCTCAAGGAAGCTCGCGAAATCCAGGGCGTTCGGGTCGTCAAGGCGCTCAAGTTCGCCTGA
- the argH gene encoding argininosuccinate lyase — MWGGRFAGGPSAIMREINASIPFDKALWRQDIAASKAHVDMLGAQGIVSAEDAALIASGLDQVAAEYEANGVPENWDLEDIHMTTESRLAELIGPAAGRLHTARSRNDQVATDFRLWVRDAMDQAELGLKQLQVALVSRAGEHAASIMPGFTHLQTAQPVTLGHHLMAYYEMIGRDRSRFADARVRMNRSPLGSAALAGTGFPIDRFRTAEALGFDGPTDNSLDSVSDRDFALDYLMAAAQCSLHLSRLAEEFIIWASQPFGFVTLPDSLSTGSSIMPQKKNPDAAELVRGHSGRIVGCLTALMITMKGLPLAYSKDMQDDKPPVFEAASLLALSIAAMTGMVAEAKFRTDRMRAAAELGYATATDLADWLVRQANIPFREAHHITGSAVKLAESRGIALDQLSIEDLKAIDERIDERVYAALSVEASVAARCSHGGTAPDEVRKRVAQARVALGLEESA; from the coding sequence ATGTGGGGCGGGCGCTTCGCAGGCGGTCCCTCGGCGATCATGCGCGAGATCAACGCCTCGATTCCCTTCGACAAGGCGTTGTGGCGGCAGGACATCGCCGCGTCAAAGGCCCATGTGGACATGCTGGGCGCGCAAGGGATCGTCTCGGCCGAGGATGCGGCGCTGATCGCCAGTGGGCTCGATCAGGTGGCAGCGGAGTACGAGGCCAACGGGGTGCCCGAGAACTGGGACCTCGAGGACATCCACATGACCACCGAGAGCCGCCTTGCCGAACTGATCGGCCCGGCGGCGGGGCGCCTGCACACCGCGCGCAGCCGCAACGACCAGGTGGCGACCGACTTTCGCCTGTGGGTTCGCGACGCGATGGACCAGGCCGAGCTGGGCCTGAAGCAGTTGCAGGTCGCGCTGGTGAGCCGCGCGGGCGAGCATGCCGCTTCGATCATGCCCGGCTTCACGCACCTGCAGACCGCGCAGCCGGTGACGCTGGGCCACCACCTGATGGCCTATTACGAGATGATCGGGCGCGACCGTTCGCGCTTTGCCGATGCGCGGGTGCGCATGAACCGCAGCCCGCTCGGCTCGGCGGCGCTGGCCGGCACCGGCTTTCCCATCGACCGCTTCCGCACTGCCGAGGCGCTGGGCTTCGATGGGCCGACTGACAACAGCCTCGATTCGGTGTCGGACCGCGACTTCGCGTTGGACTACCTGATGGCCGCCGCGCAGTGCTCGCTGCACCTGTCGCGGCTGGCCGAGGAATTCATCATCTGGGCGAGCCAGCCCTTCGGCTTCGTGACGCTGCCCGACAGCCTTTCGACCGGCAGCAGCATCATGCCGCAGAAGAAGAACCCCGACGCGGCCGAACTGGTGCGCGGCCATTCGGGCCGGATCGTCGGCTGCCTGACCGCGCTGATGATCACGATGAAGGGCCTGCCGCTGGCCTATTCCAAGGACATGCAGGACGACAAGCCGCCGGTGTTCGAGGCCGCCAGCCTGCTGGCGCTGTCCATCGCGGCAATGACCGGGATGGTGGCCGAGGCGAAGTTCCGGACCGACCGCATGCGCGCCGCCGCCGAGCTTGGCTATGCCACGGCGACCGACCTTGCCGACTGGCTGGTGCGGCAGGCCAACATCCCGTTCCGCGAGGCGCACCACATCACCGGTTCCGCGGTGAAGCTGGCCGAATCGCGCGGGATAGCGCTCGACCAGCTTTCGATCGAGGACCTCAAGGCGATCGACGAGCGCATCGACGAGCGCGTCTATGCGGCTCTGTCGGTCGAGGCGAGCGTGGCGGCGCGTTGCAGCCATGGCGGAACCGCGCCGGACGAGGTAAGGAAGCGCGTGGCCCAGGCGCGCGTGGCGCTGGGGCTGGAGGAATCGGCTTGA
- a CDS encoding phosphoserine transaminase, whose translation MSATIPARKPARPFFSSGPCAKPPGYSPEKLATESLGRSHRAKIGKTRLQYCIDLMREVLQLPDTHRIGIVPGSDTGAFEMAMWTMLGARPVTTLAWESFGEGWVTDAAKQLKLDPTVLRADYGQIPDLNAIDWSNDVLFTWNGTTSGVRVPNADFIPADREGLAFADATSAVFAYDIDWSKIDVATFSWQKVLGGEGGHGVLILGPRAVERLETYTPAWPLPKVFRLVSKGKLAEGVFKGETINTPSMLAVEDAIFALEWAKGLGGLEGLQARSDANAAALNKIVEERSWLSHLAADEATRSKTSVCLSVEGADADFIKKFAGLLEKQGAAYDIAGYRDAPAGLRIWCGATVNAEDIADLGPWLDWAYETTRAELAAA comes from the coding sequence ATGTCTGCTACGATTCCGGCTCGCAAGCCTGCGCGCCCCTTCTTCTCGTCCGGTCCCTGCGCCAAGCCGCCCGGATACTCCCCCGAAAAGCTCGCCACCGAATCGCTCGGCCGCTCGCATCGCGCCAAGATCGGCAAGACGCGCCTTCAGTACTGCATCGACCTGATGCGCGAAGTGCTGCAGCTTCCCGATACGCATCGCATCGGCATCGTGCCGGGTTCGGACACCGGCGCTTTCGAGATGGCGATGTGGACGATGCTGGGTGCCCGCCCGGTGACGACGCTTGCCTGGGAATCGTTCGGTGAAGGTTGGGTCACCGATGCCGCCAAGCAGCTCAAGCTCGATCCCACGGTGCTGCGCGCCGACTATGGCCAGATCCCCGATCTGAACGCGATCGACTGGTCGAACGACGTGCTGTTCACCTGGAACGGCACGACTTCGGGCGTGCGCGTGCCGAACGCCGATTTCATCCCCGCCGACCGCGAGGGCCTGGCCTTCGCCGACGCCACTTCGGCGGTTTTCGCCTACGACATCGACTGGTCGAAGATCGACGTCGCCACCTTCTCCTGGCAGAAGGTGCTGGGCGGCGAAGGCGGCCACGGCGTGCTGATCCTCGGCCCCCGCGCTGTCGAACGGCTTGAAACCTACACCCCTGCCTGGCCGCTGCCCAAGGTGTTCCGCCTCGTGTCCAAGGGCAAGCTCGCCGAGGGCGTGTTCAAGGGCGAAACGATCAACACCCCCTCGATGCTCGCGGTCGAAGACGCGATCTTCGCGCTCGAATGGGCAAAGGGTCTTGGCGGTCTCGAAGGCCTCCAGGCACGCAGCGATGCCAATGCGGCGGCGCTGAACAAGATCGTCGAAGAACGCTCGTGGCTCTCGCACCTCGCCGCCGACGAAGCGACCCGGTCGAAGACCTCGGTCTGCCTCTCGGTCGAAGGCGCGGATGCCGACTTCATCAAGAAGTTCGCAGGCCTGCTCGAAAAGCAGGGCGCGGCCTATGACATCGCCGGTTACCGCGATGCCCCGGCCGGCCTGCGCATCTGGTGCGGCGCGACCGTCAATGCCGAGGACATCGCCGATCTCGGTCCGTGGCTCGACTGGGCCTACGAGACGACCAGGGCCGAACTGGCCGCCGCCTGA
- a CDS encoding alpha/beta hydrolase has product MKKGWIAGAISLAVLSLAVLDAGVADAQIGQRLRERMGDRAGQRGDGQHGDGQHGDRQGARTRATGAKTLSYGGDPLQVLDLWVPKAAKAAPLVLYVHGGGWKRGSKDTAMGNALPGHLVQQGYAFASINYRLVPAATVEQQAQDVAQALAYLLGKAGALGIDRSRVVIMGHSAGAHLVALVGTDEQYLRGAGLSLADIDGVIPNDGAAYDVPAQMRQAGRMMMDTYKQAFGTDPARQKALSPTFHAAAPNAPRFLLLHVQRKDGVAQAEALGAALRRGGTSVEFGSFPGTGLQGHAEINRKLGEPDYAATPVMDRWLKATFGS; this is encoded by the coding sequence ATGAAGAAGGGCTGGATCGCGGGCGCGATTTCACTGGCGGTGCTTTCACTCGCGGTGCTGGATGCGGGCGTGGCCGATGCGCAGATCGGGCAGCGACTGCGCGAGCGCATGGGGGACCGCGCCGGACAGCGCGGGGACGGGCAGCACGGGGACGGGCAGCACGGGGACAGGCAGGGCGCCAGGACACGGGCTACGGGTGCCAAGACACTCAGCTATGGCGGCGACCCGCTGCAGGTTCTGGACCTGTGGGTGCCAAAGGCGGCAAAGGCGGCGCCGCTGGTGCTGTACGTCCACGGCGGCGGGTGGAAGCGGGGGTCGAAGGACACGGCGATGGGCAACGCCTTGCCCGGCCACCTGGTGCAGCAGGGCTATGCCTTCGCCTCGATCAACTATCGACTGGTGCCCGCTGCGACAGTGGAACAGCAGGCGCAGGACGTGGCGCAGGCACTGGCCTATCTGCTCGGCAAGGCTGGCGCCCTGGGCATCGACCGGTCGCGGGTGGTTATAATGGGGCACAGCGCGGGCGCGCATCTGGTGGCGCTTGTCGGGACCGACGAGCAGTACTTGCGTGGCGCGGGGCTTTCGTTGGCGGACATCGACGGGGTGATCCCGAACGACGGCGCTGCATACGACGTCCCCGCACAAATGAGGCAGGCCGGTCGCATGATGATGGACACCTACAAGCAGGCTTTCGGAACCGATCCCGCGCGGCAGAAGGCATTGTCTCCGACCTTCCACGCGGCCGCGCCGAACGCGCCGCGCTTCCTGCTGCTGCACGTGCAGCGCAAGGATGGCGTGGCGCAGGCCGAGGCGCTGGGTGCCGCATTGCGGCGGGGCGGGACGAGCGTGGAGTTCGGCAGCTTTCCCGGGACCGGGCTGCAAGGTCACGCCGAAATCAACCGCAAGCTGGGCGAGCCCGACTATGCAGCGACGCCCGTGATGGATCGGTGGCTGAAAGCGACGTTCGGAAGCTGA
- a CDS encoding ATP phosphoribosyltransferase regulatory subunit, with product MDTSDPDLLPEGLEDRLPRDAATATRVMRAIHGVMHGHGYDRVMPPSIEYERSFAARMAGIQSRRMFRFVDPSSLRMMALRSDFTPQIGRLAETRLAEAPRPLRLCYAGQVVTIKADGLNPSREKLQCGAELVGADNVAAAAEVVAIAIEALQAAGATGVSVDFTLPDLVDTLAEKALPLAPGQIEAVRRELDTKDAGGLRDVGGEAYVPLLYATGEFDTAIDKLAAIDAGGALASRIDALRQIAARLGGAARLTLDPSERHGFEYQTWFGFTLYAEGVRGIVGRGGTYRIAGSDADARQANARQQGEAATGFSLYPNALIDLLAANEPAEDTVFLPLGHDRDEAARLRAIGWRTVAALSEADSADALRCTHMLGANGPEKLA from the coding sequence ATGGACACCAGCGACCCCGATCTGCTGCCGGAAGGCCTCGAAGACCGTCTGCCCCGCGATGCGGCCACCGCCACGCGCGTCATGCGCGCGATCCACGGCGTGATGCACGGCCACGGCTACGACCGGGTCATGCCCCCGTCCATCGAGTACGAGCGCAGCTTCGCCGCGCGCATGGCCGGCATCCAGTCGCGCCGCATGTTCCGCTTCGTCGATCCGTCGAGCCTGCGCATGATGGCCCTGCGAAGCGACTTCACCCCGCAGATCGGCCGCCTTGCCGAAACGCGCCTGGCCGAAGCGCCGCGTCCGTTGCGCCTGTGCTATGCGGGCCAGGTCGTCACGATCAAGGCTGACGGCCTCAACCCCTCGCGCGAAAAGCTCCAGTGCGGCGCCGAACTCGTCGGTGCCGACAATGTCGCCGCCGCCGCCGAAGTCGTCGCCATCGCCATCGAGGCACTTCAGGCCGCGGGCGCCACGGGCGTCAGCGTCGATTTCACGCTGCCCGACCTGGTCGATACGCTGGCCGAAAAGGCCCTCCCCCTGGCCCCCGGCCAGATCGAGGCCGTCCGCCGCGAACTCGACACCAAGGACGCAGGCGGCCTGCGCGATGTCGGCGGCGAAGCCTACGTGCCGTTGCTCTACGCCACCGGCGAATTCGACACGGCGATCGACAAGCTTGCCGCGATCGATGCCGGCGGCGCGCTTGCCAGCCGCATCGACGCGCTCCGGCAGATCGCCGCTCGCCTCGGCGGCGCAGCGCGCCTGACGCTGGACCCGAGCGAGCGCCATGGCTTCGAATACCAGACCTGGTTCGGCTTCACCCTCTATGCCGAAGGGGTGCGCGGCATCGTCGGGCGCGGCGGCACCTATCGCATCGCGGGTTCCGATGCCGATGCACGTCAGGCCAATGCACGACAGCAAGGCGAAGCCGCCACCGGCTTCTCGCTCTATCCCAACGCCCTGATCGATCTCCTGGCCGCGAACGAGCCCGCCGAAGATACCGTCTTCCTCCCGCTCGGCCATGACCGCGACGAAGCCGCCCGCCTGCGCGCCATCGGCTGGCGAACGGTCGCGGCGCTCAGCGAAGCGGACAGCGCGGACGCTCTCCGCTGCACGCACATGCTCGGCGCGAACGGACCGGAAAAGCTGGCATAA
- a CDS encoding precorrin-2 dehydrogenase/sirohydrochlorin ferrochelatase family protein, which produces MQSLPLFHRIAGQPVVLLGEGDAAEAKQRLIERAGGSIIRDIAEGIDKGARLAFIAHDNPDLAQGDAIRLRCAGLLVNVVDRPELCDFTTPSILDRDPVLIAVGTGGASAGLAKILRLRLERLLPQGLGALARALEDAREGMRARWASVADRRRALDAALDEGGELDLFRAGSEAKVGTWLASGAEGQAGRFEIVLTSNDPEDLTLRTARLLGQADVVVHDAGVAPEILARARADAVRVLAGSEMPDGGPEFGVTVVLRLG; this is translated from the coding sequence ATGCAGTCGCTCCCTCTCTTCCACCGCATCGCGGGCCAGCCGGTCGTACTGCTGGGAGAGGGGGACGCGGCCGAGGCGAAGCAGCGGCTGATCGAGCGCGCGGGCGGATCGATCATCCGCGATATCGCCGAGGGCATCGACAAGGGCGCGCGCCTCGCCTTCATAGCGCACGACAACCCGGACCTCGCGCAGGGCGATGCAATCCGGTTGCGCTGTGCGGGGCTGCTGGTCAACGTGGTCGACCGGCCGGAGCTGTGCGATTTCACCACGCCCTCGATCCTCGACCGCGATCCTGTGTTGATCGCGGTGGGCACGGGCGGGGCCTCGGCGGGCCTCGCCAAGATCCTGCGCCTGCGGCTGGAGCGGCTGCTGCCGCAAGGGCTGGGGGCGCTCGCCCGCGCGCTGGAAGACGCTCGCGAAGGCATGCGGGCGCGCTGGGCTTCGGTGGCGGACCGCCGGCGCGCGCTGGATGCGGCCCTCGACGAAGGCGGCGAACTCGACCTGTTCCGTGCAGGGAGCGAGGCAAAGGTCGGCACATGGCTGGCCTCGGGGGCTGAAGGGCAGGCCGGTCGGTTCGAGATCGTGCTGACGTCCAACGATCCCGAGGACCTGACGTTGCGTACCGCGCGGCTGCTGGGGCAGGCGGACGTGGTGGTGCACGATGCCGGCGTCGCGCCGGAGATCCTGGCGCGGGCGCGGGCCGATGCGGTCCGGGTGCTGGCGGGAAGTGAGATGCCTGACGGCGGGCCAGAGTTTGGCGTTACGGTGGTGTTGCGGCTGGGTTGA
- a CDS encoding SDR family NAD(P)-dependent oxidoreductase, which yields MSISFEGRVAIVTGAGGGLGRAYALELARRGAKVVVNDLGGSRDGTGHSDAALKVVEEIEAMGGEAMSNGGSVSEYEQMVEMVAKTKERWGGVHVLINNAGILRDKSFTKMDPADFEMVVRVHLIGSAFATKACWDLMREQNYGRILMTASSTGLFGNFGQANYGAAKLGLAGLTKTLYLEGAKNNIKVNTLAPVAATRMTEDIFPEEAFKLFGPENVVPAALFLVSDDAPTNAIVGAGGGAYHGAWVTMNKGVLLPPAERTVEGFAANWEKINDRTGDFAPQSGAEQSQVIIGQLQAAMKG from the coding sequence ATGAGCATTTCCTTCGAAGGCCGCGTAGCGATCGTCACCGGAGCGGGCGGTGGCCTTGGCCGCGCTTACGCGCTCGAACTGGCCCGTCGCGGCGCGAAGGTCGTCGTGAACGATCTGGGCGGGTCGCGCGATGGCACCGGCCATTCCGACGCCGCGCTGAAGGTGGTCGAGGAAATCGAGGCCATGGGCGGCGAAGCCATGTCGAACGGCGGTTCGGTCAGCGAATACGAACAGATGGTCGAGATGGTCGCCAAGACGAAGGAGCGCTGGGGCGGCGTCCACGTCCTGATCAACAACGCGGGCATCCTGCGCGACAAGAGCTTCACCAAGATGGACCCGGCCGACTTCGAGATGGTCGTGCGCGTCCACCTTATCGGCTCGGCCTTCGCCACCAAGGCCTGCTGGGATCTGATGCGCGAACAAAACTACGGCCGCATCCTGATGACCGCCTCGTCCACCGGCCTGTTCGGCAACTTCGGCCAGGCCAACTATGGCGCGGCCAAGCTCGGCCTCGCGGGCCTCACCAAGACCCTCTACCTCGAAGGCGCGAAGAACAACATCAAGGTCAACACGCTGGCCCCCGTGGCCGCCACGCGCATGACCGAGGACATCTTCCCCGAGGAAGCGTTCAAGCTGTTCGGTCCCGAAAACGTCGTTCCCGCCGCGCTCTTCCTGGTCTCGGATGATGCCCCGACGAACGCCATCGTCGGCGCAGGCGGCGGTGCATACCACGGCGCGTGGGTGACGATGAACAAGGGCGTCCTCCTGCCCCCCGCCGAACGCACGGTCGAAGGATTCGCCGCCAACTGGGAAAAGATCAACGACCGCACCGGCGACTTCGCCCCGCAATCGGGCGCGGAACAGAGCCAGGTGATCATCGGCCAGTTGCAGGCGGCGATGAAGGGCTAA